One window of Nocardia nova SH22a genomic DNA carries:
- a CDS encoding DUF1266 domain-containing protein, whose translation MAARDMPTLTTFPYPELDEREDDHWSGAQVSEDELRALSLGAFYSARWDAFHDALLLGPERDHPLGDRRELAIDTLTGAWGITDGTEAMASMEQLLEGMHGPLYALVHPLVTHALNSPERDRFGERADRHRAFLRQVGSFRGMDNPEALVRDYDIWTQAIKLDLTGHLVQPLPADIQAWDLARVVAVARMAFTAGYLEADAAWDYVMRALPPAQRRYRNWRQFGDAYLTGWTYWQACEDMAVLKSGGVDRRLELVRLWMRPTSPWRRIALQGE comes from the coding sequence ATGGCTGCCCGCGACATGCCGACCCTGACCACCTTCCCCTATCCGGAGCTGGACGAGCGCGAGGACGATCACTGGTCCGGCGCCCAGGTCTCCGAAGACGAATTGCGCGCCCTGTCCCTCGGCGCGTTCTACTCCGCGCGCTGGGACGCCTTCCACGACGCGCTGCTGCTCGGCCCCGAACGCGACCATCCGCTCGGCGATCGCCGGGAACTGGCCATCGACACGCTGACCGGCGCCTGGGGCATCACCGACGGCACCGAGGCGATGGCCTCGATGGAACAGCTGCTCGAAGGGATGCACGGACCGCTGTACGCCCTGGTGCATCCGCTGGTGACCCATGCCCTGAACTCACCCGAACGTGATCGTTTCGGCGAGCGGGCCGATCGGCACCGGGCCTTCCTGCGGCAGGTCGGATCGTTCCGGGGGATGGACAACCCCGAGGCGCTGGTCCGCGACTACGACATCTGGACGCAGGCCATCAAACTCGATCTGACCGGACATCTGGTCCAGCCGCTGCCCGCCGATATCCAGGCATGGGATCTGGCCCGGGTGGTCGCGGTGGCGCGGATGGCGTTCACCGCGGGCTATCTCGAGGCGGACGCGGCCTGGGACTACGTGATGCGCGCGCTACCGCCCGCGCAGCGGCGCTACCGCAACTGGCGGCAGTTCGGCGACGCCTATCTCACCGGCTGGACCTACTGGCAGGCCTGTGAGGACATGGCCGTGCTCAAGTCCGGCGGTGTCGACCGGCGCCTCGAACTGGTCCGGTTGTGGATGCGGCCGACCAGTCCGTGGCGGCGTATCGCGCTGCAGGGGGAGTAG
- a CDS encoding SDR family oxidoreductase translates to MSDFGTIRGKVVVITGGARGIGLATATRLQALGAKIAIGDVDETAVKQSGTDHDFDHYGRVDVTDQQSFGTFLDDVERELGPIDVLINNAGIMPTGRVVDEPDALTRRIIDINVYGVILGSKLALARMLPRRSGHVVNIASLAGESHIPGLATYNATKHAVLGFTDTLREEYRGTGVSFSSVLPTLTNTELGSGVSVPKVMAPAEPEDIAEAIAGLLVKPKAKVRVTRMAGIMAQVVGLLPQSLGDAIGRSLGSQDAFLGDVDSAARRAYEERVRRGTDSAAG, encoded by the coding sequence ATGAGCGACTTCGGCACCATTCGCGGCAAGGTCGTCGTCATCACCGGCGGCGCCCGGGGTATCGGGCTGGCCACCGCGACGCGATTGCAGGCCCTCGGCGCGAAGATCGCGATCGGTGATGTGGACGAGACCGCGGTCAAACAGTCCGGCACCGACCACGATTTCGATCACTACGGCCGGGTGGACGTGACCGATCAGCAGTCGTTCGGCACCTTCCTCGACGATGTCGAGCGGGAACTCGGACCGATCGACGTGCTGATCAACAATGCCGGAATCATGCCCACCGGCAGGGTGGTCGACGAGCCGGACGCGCTGACCCGCCGCATCATCGACATCAATGTCTACGGCGTGATCCTGGGTTCCAAACTGGCCCTGGCGCGGATGCTGCCGCGCCGCAGCGGACATGTCGTCAACATCGCCTCACTCGCCGGGGAGAGCCACATCCCCGGCCTGGCCACCTACAACGCGACCAAGCACGCGGTCCTCGGATTCACCGACACGCTGCGTGAGGAGTACCGGGGAACCGGCGTGTCGTTCTCGTCGGTACTGCCCACGCTGACCAATACCGAACTGGGATCGGGCGTTTCGGTACCGAAGGTGATGGCCCCCGCCGAGCCGGAGGACATCGCCGAGGCCATCGCCGGACTGCTGGTCAAGCCCAAGGCGAAGGTCCGGGTCACCAGGATGGCCGGGATCATGGCGCAGGTGGTGGGATTGCTGCCGCAGTCCCTCGGTGACGCGATCGGCCGGTCGCTGGGTTCTCAGGACGCCTTCCTCGGCGACGTGGACTCCGCGGCACGCCGAGCGTACGAGGAGCGGGTCCGGCGCGGAACCGATTCGGCCGCCGGATAA
- a CDS encoding aldehyde dehydrogenase family protein yields MTNTESVPGESASGGTAARKSARKAAARTAKPAATEIEVRNPATGELSGTVPAESAEAVAAKVRELRLYQPEWEAIGAEGRKEWLLRLQDWIIDHSDHLADVLQSETGKARIDALIDPNFSVDLIGYYARRAEKFLADDHPAPHSPLARVKKLITAYRPYPVVGVITPWNFPLAMPVIDVIPALAAGAAVVLKPSEVTPLSALELARGWSEIGAPPVFAVVTGAGATGAAVVDNVDYVQFTGSTKTGKRIAAACVERLIPYSLELGGKDPAIVLADADIDRAAYGVAFGGLFNAGQVCISVERVYVEAPVYDTFVRKLADHVRELRQGADGRQPKYDVGALANDAQKAIVSGHVDDAVAKGARALTGGKATGVGTFYEPTVLADVDHSMTCMTEETFGPTIPVMKVADEAEAIRLANDSIYGLSASVWTGDKARGERVARQLNAGAVNINDVFANLFNFALPMGGQQQSGVGARWGGADGVRKYCRKQAITVPILPTQEKELMWFPYNTAKIGFALAAMRAAGARGIRRLGIKDVLDTVGGKK; encoded by the coding sequence GTGACGAATACCGAATCGGTGCCCGGCGAATCCGCCTCCGGCGGCACCGCCGCTCGTAAATCGGCCCGCAAGGCCGCCGCTCGTACCGCGAAACCGGCCGCCACCGAAATCGAAGTGCGCAATCCGGCCACGGGCGAACTGTCCGGCACGGTCCCGGCCGAATCGGCCGAAGCGGTCGCCGCCAAGGTCCGGGAATTGCGTCTCTACCAGCCGGAATGGGAGGCGATCGGGGCCGAGGGCCGCAAGGAGTGGCTGCTGAGACTCCAGGACTGGATCATCGACCACAGCGATCATCTGGCCGATGTGCTGCAGTCGGAGACCGGTAAGGCCCGCATCGACGCCCTCATCGATCCGAACTTCTCGGTCGACCTGATCGGCTACTACGCCCGTCGCGCGGAGAAGTTCCTCGCCGACGACCACCCCGCCCCGCACAGCCCGCTGGCCCGGGTCAAGAAGCTGATCACCGCGTACCGTCCGTATCCGGTGGTCGGCGTGATCACACCGTGGAACTTCCCGCTCGCGATGCCGGTCATCGATGTGATTCCGGCGCTGGCCGCGGGTGCGGCGGTCGTCCTCAAACCGTCCGAGGTGACTCCCCTTTCCGCGCTGGAACTGGCGCGCGGCTGGTCCGAGATCGGCGCCCCGCCGGTGTTCGCCGTGGTGACCGGCGCCGGTGCGACCGGGGCCGCGGTCGTCGACAATGTCGACTACGTGCAGTTCACCGGGTCGACCAAGACGGGTAAGCGGATCGCCGCGGCCTGTGTGGAACGGCTCATCCCCTACAGCCTCGAGCTCGGCGGTAAGGATCCGGCCATCGTGCTGGCCGACGCAGATATCGACCGCGCGGCGTACGGCGTGGCCTTCGGCGGCCTGTTCAACGCCGGTCAGGTCTGCATCTCGGTGGAGCGGGTCTACGTCGAAGCGCCGGTCTACGACACCTTCGTCAGAAAACTGGCGGACCATGTGCGCGAACTGCGGCAGGGCGCCGACGGACGGCAACCGAAATACGATGTGGGCGCCCTCGCCAACGACGCGCAGAAGGCCATCGTGTCCGGCCACGTCGACGATGCGGTCGCCAAGGGCGCACGGGCGCTGACCGGGGGCAAGGCCACCGGCGTCGGCACCTTCTACGAGCCGACCGTGCTCGCCGACGTCGACCACTCGATGACCTGCATGACCGAGGAGACCTTCGGCCCCACCATCCCGGTGATGAAGGTGGCCGACGAGGCCGAGGCGATCCGCCTGGCCAACGACTCGATCTACGGCCTGTCGGCCTCGGTGTGGACCGGTGACAAGGCGCGCGGTGAGCGGGTGGCGCGGCAGCTGAACGCGGGCGCGGTGAACATCAACGACGTCTTCGCGAACCTGTTCAACTTCGCACTGCCGATGGGCGGTCAGCAGCAGTCCGGTGTGGGCGCGCGCTGGGGCGGCGCCGACGGGGTGCGCAAGTACTGCCGCAAGCAGGCCATCACCGTCCCGATCCTGCCGACGCAGGAAAAAGAACTGATGTGGTTCCCGTACAACACGGCCAAGATCGGTTTCGCGCTGGCCGCCATGCGTGCCGCGGGTGCGCGCGGTATCCGGCGGCTGGGGATCAAGGACGTGCTCGACACGGTCGGAGGGAAGAAATGA
- a CDS encoding DUF2277 domain-containing protein, translated as MGSNITLLRGLEPRATDQEIFAAAQEYVRKVGGLTGLSYVTKPAFDKAVAAVAEATTTLLAELPDHPIAATAEPPLRRSGDLV; from the coding sequence ATGGGTAGCAACATCACACTGCTGCGCGGACTCGAACCGCGCGCCACCGACCAGGAAATCTTCGCTGCCGCACAGGAATACGTCCGAAAGGTGGGCGGGCTGACCGGGCTGTCGTACGTGACCAAGCCCGCCTTCGACAAGGCGGTCGCGGCGGTGGCCGAGGCGACGACCACCTTGCTGGCGGAACTGCCCGACCATCCGATCGCCGCGACGGCCGAACCGCCCCTGCGTCGCTCCGGCGATCTGGTCTGA
- a CDS encoding PucR family transcriptional regulator, whose translation MATAPSSVEVRQWMADFVAETLRGDTLEQLVARLDAQVVERVPELTDRDLRRDLEASTRAHAFAVLGGLTQDTMDYAVPQQAHAFARTLARRGYDLRVLLRVYHVGQEAALDYMTDVIEERRLPDRFERTALLRMFERSTRWVNTSVEVLTDTYTRERERGLRAALNQRTEIVRALLSGEDPDADHASARLGFRLAQRQIAAVLWTDTESRAAGELAGTCPAPDADGGNDELGLLERMAVRVATAVGGGGILTVPAGSSALWAWLPVDSDYPDSVVAAAKTVVAAPVRIALGVPATGTAGFRQSHHEAIAARQVAERAAADLGRAVSYAQVETAYLAGADVPAMRSLIRRELGQLAGSGPNSARLRETLLAYLRCHRSPEGAAAVLGVHKNTVRYRIQRIEELLGRRIDECGLRLELALECAAIYGV comes from the coding sequence ATGGCCACGGCTCCATCGAGTGTGGAGGTGCGGCAGTGGATGGCCGATTTCGTCGCCGAGACATTGCGCGGTGACACCCTCGAGCAGTTGGTCGCGCGCCTCGACGCGCAGGTCGTCGAACGCGTTCCCGAACTCACCGACCGGGATCTGCGCCGCGATCTCGAGGCCAGCACCCGGGCCCACGCCTTCGCGGTACTCGGCGGCCTGACCCAGGACACGATGGATTACGCGGTCCCGCAGCAGGCGCACGCCTTCGCGCGCACGCTGGCCCGGCGCGGCTACGACCTGCGGGTCCTGCTGCGGGTCTATCACGTCGGCCAGGAGGCCGCACTGGACTACATGACCGATGTGATCGAGGAACGCCGTCTGCCCGACCGATTCGAGCGCACGGCTCTGCTGCGTATGTTCGAGCGCTCGACCCGCTGGGTCAACACCTCGGTGGAGGTGCTCACCGACACCTACACCCGCGAACGCGAGCGCGGACTGCGCGCGGCCTTGAATCAGCGCACCGAGATCGTGCGGGCGCTGCTGTCGGGTGAGGATCCGGATGCCGACCACGCCTCGGCGCGGCTGGGATTCCGGCTGGCCCAGCGTCAGATCGCCGCGGTGTTGTGGACCGACACCGAATCACGGGCGGCGGGCGAGCTCGCCGGAACCTGTCCGGCGCCCGATGCCGACGGCGGTAACGACGAGCTGGGCCTGCTGGAACGAATGGCGGTGCGGGTGGCGACCGCGGTGGGCGGCGGCGGAATTCTCACCGTCCCGGCCGGGTCGTCGGCGCTGTGGGCCTGGCTTCCGGTGGATTCGGATTACCCGGATTCCGTTGTCGCGGCGGCGAAGACCGTCGTCGCCGCGCCGGTGCGAATCGCGCTCGGCGTGCCCGCGACCGGAACGGCGGGTTTCCGGCAGAGCCATCACGAGGCGATCGCGGCCCGGCAGGTGGCCGAGCGCGCGGCGGCCGATCTGGGCCGGGCGGTGTCCTACGCGCAGGTGGAAACCGCCTACCTGGCCGGTGCGGACGTGCCTGCGATGCGATCGCTGATCCGGCGCGAACTCGGGCAGTTGGCCGGATCGGGCCCGAACTCGGCACGGTTGCGCGAGACGCTGCTGGCCTATCTGCGTTGTCACCGCAGTCCCGAAGGCGCGGCGGCGGTTCTCGGGGTGCACAAGAACACGGTTCGCTACCGGATTCAGCGCATCGAGGAACTACTCGGCCGCCGGATCGACGAATGCGGGTTGCGCCTCGAGCTCGCGCTGGAATGTGCCGCGATCTACGGGGTGTGA